In Drosophila subpulchrella strain 33 F10 #4 breed RU33 chromosome X, RU_Dsub_v1.1 Primary Assembly, whole genome shotgun sequence, the DNA window AAAAGCCGGGCACCAGTGGCGTCCAGGGGGCTGATCCCAAGGAAGCACCAGGGACGGAGAAGGAGGAGTTGGACCCACCTGGAGGATCCCAGAAGAAATCAATGTAGACCTTTCgccattttcatttaaattctAGCAAATTAACCGTTAACAAGCCACTTGACTACACATAAATGTAAATGCATTTGCAATACGCTGGGATTCCTATGGAATTCTTTCATCATGTTGTTGGTCCTGCGGGTCTGATGCCGGGAACATCAAGCATTTTTCCTAGGGGAAAGGGAATGCCATCTAGCACACtgggaaaaaataaataatggagCACATTTCTgaataaccaaaaaaaattgcacaaaaaagcaaattaaaattgtttgtcttttttcttctaataattataattattagaaTATTTATACCAATAATAATTGAACCTAATAAAACAACAAgaaaatttatttacttttatttatataaagctagcttaaagttaaaaacaagaaaattaTCCAAGCCTTTCTGAGTGTAGATGGTCTTAAGAGAAACCTGGTcctaaataaaacaaatacgaacaaaatatatttaaattcaaagtTTATCTTCCAATATAAATACatctaaataaatattccgaCAAGACGtaaaccatttaaaacaaaaatacataGAAAACACTAATAatataaagttttttaatttttgtatattttttttgagtgtagcCGGACTTGAAACGGAGCTGCTCCTGCCGCAAAGATATCCCATGGTGCGTGGCCCAGCCCTCAGCTCGAAAATTGTTTGAATCCCTTGCCATTCCTAATGGTTGGGCGTGGGACTTCCCTCGTCCTGGCAAATATCCGGGGAGTCCTTATGGCGGAGAATGCAGTGAAAGGATTCGGAGGCCATGTGTTTGTCTGCCTGCAAACGGGATCTAACTTCACTAGCATCCCATCAGGCGATGAACTGCGAGGACGTGTAAATACGGCCAGGAATTCGAGATGGGATACGGGATACGGGAACTGGGACATGGGACTCGAGACTCGAGACTCAGGACTTGGGAACTCTGTTGGAGACCAGCATCATTATAAGATTAAATCGCAAGTCCACTCCACACATCCAAAGGTGactttgattttgttttgtcGACTGTTTGCCTCGGCTACCTTTGGCTTTTTCGCAACCATGCACAGGTGCTCCAGAACGCCCATCTGTTGTCTGTCGCTGAACCTTTGACCCCCCCAGAAACGCCCACTTTCTGCCCCAAGCTCCACATGTGTGCAGATTTTAAATTAGATTTCTGTGTGCACTCCCAGCTTCCTTTTCAGTCCCCTTCCCTTCCCATCCCCACCTTTCCTTCATTTCCCGGCGCTAAGCCCGGTTATTGCGGATTCCATGTGGTCCTGAATCTCCAAGAGACTCCCGCTTACATTATATTCGAGGATAACCTCGTTTACTTGATGGAACTATTTTATCATGGAATTGGCTGAACCCAAATTGAGTTACACGATGACCGGCATGTTTAACGCAATTATTTTCATAGggcttatttatttttcaaccaATGTTTGGCAAGAGAATAGCACTATATTTTAAACTCTGTTACTTTGTTTCGTTTTTGATAAAACCAGAGAGAATGCCATAGCCGGTGCCATCGACTATCAGTTACCCCTTTACTCAGCTAATTGTACTGGGAGCACTCAGGGAGATTTAGGGTTTGGACAGTTTcagctaaatattttatttctgctGGTGATTTGTAGCatttttagaatttaaattgtttttatatataattttaaagtatatattttatacgTTAAGCCTCAGCCTTTAGGTACTAAGATTATAGATTTATTTTAGTGTTTCTAAGTTATTCTCATAATTCGAAAATTCAAAATGTGCAATAGTATCGATAAAATCACTTTTTTAGTCGAAACTATCGATATTCATCGATACCACTATCGATGTTTTTCCAACTTGAATGGCTACCTTCTTATCTTCATCTCATGTGTTTTATGTTCTTTTAACTATTAGCAATGTATATTCCTTGGAGCTTTTTTACCCTGCCATCTAGTCACCCATTAGTTTATCCAACCGAAGGGACTTTCATTCAATCTGCTATCCATCAATCCACCCATTCAtccattcattcattcatccatccatccatccatccatacTGACCTGTGATCTCTGCTGGTTGAATGACCACGACCGGCGCACTCCTTTTTTGCTACCGCCATCCTTCATGGTCCTTCATAGCACCTGCGATGAGGGTCCGAGCTTgggattacatttattatttatttacggGCACTTGGCTTCCCGATGGCCAGGAAGCAGTGTTCCGGAGGACCGTCTGGTCGCTGAGCTAGGCGCACTAATTGAATCACAATGGGAGGTGTGGTGTTGGTGATGTTCAGCAGGAGTTCCATGTCGGAGGTTCGTGTCCTTGTGGCTCCTCTGGGccacctccacctccaccaccTCCGCCTGCCGGCAAATGCGTCAAgtgcaatttaatttaaatcgtGCGTAGCCAAGGGCAACCGGGAGCAGGGGCATCAAGGATATCGTTGTTGGGGCTCACCACAGATACCGTTCCCTGTCCCCCGGGGGACGATGCGAGGCAGTCGTTTCATATCCGGTTGCTTATGgccacacacatacacgcatCCTTAAGGCGGGATCATGCAGCacaggagcagcaggaggagcaggaggagcaggaggagcaggacCTGGCTGATGGGCCACGTGGGAGTCAAAGGTCAGAGTGCAAAGTGCCTGCGAATCGGGGGCCCAAACGCAGGCGAGTGTCCAGCGCTGGGGAATGGGAAATGTGCCAACGGATGCGGACACGGATATTGACAGCCGGGCAATTAAAACGAGAACGGcgacaacagcagcagcaacagcagcaacagcaacagcaacagcaacagcaacagcagcaacatcaacaacagcagcaacatcaacaacagcagcaacataaaTACGAGCAACAATCAACCCAAAGGATGCGTGAACATTTCTTATTTATGCAACACCCATGCAGATGAGCAGTCCATATATGTAAATATGCACACTCAGAGAAAAAAGCAAGTATTTCGTGCTTGAATCAAGTATTTTCAGTGTCAAAACTTTGCCAAGCATGAAAAATCCCAATCTCGCGAACAAAGTACAGTTTTCAATTACGAATTTTTAAGACAGAAAATATATGCttttaatatgtttttagAACCTTTCGGTCTACCATCAAGTATGAATTATTCTTAAATCTAGTCATATTTGTACTAAAAACAAGTACGATTTATTAATAAAGTAAGAAAGCTTCAGACATGATATAAGAACAAATAACTCTTCAATCAATATACATGTATTGTacattaaaattgatttttaattatatgctagtaagagaaataaatattcgaaactaaactaaacgagatatatctaaataatattaatcTTATAAGATTGCTTACGACTGGCCGCTCACGGGCATTTAGACTGTGTAATTTATGAGCTTTATATACCGAGCACTTTCAGAATATACAGTTGGGATTTTTAAGAGTTGATAGATATTTAAATCCAAAATGTGGTCAATGTAAGACCTTTTTCAGTACGAACGGTCTTAAAGTGTTAAACAATTAGTCTTTCTTAAATCATGACTGTTTGTACTTGATTTTAGCACAGGTTTTTTCCCTgagtgtatatatatgtatgtatttgcTGCATATGTATATCCAACATAAAAACAAGAATCTGAGGATTTGGTATTCATACCACAAGGCTcttattactttttttttaaactctttaatttgCAAATAAAAGTACATAACACGTAAAATACAATATGGAAAGAAataccaatttaaaaatattgggaGGTTACAAATATGCAAAATTGCTGTAAAGAACATATTAATGAAGCCGTTAGGAGATCCATAATGAGACCCATGACtttgagtttttaaaaatttacttTATTATCGAAATGTCTAAATTTTTGGGCGGAAATTggtttttgtaaaaaaaatgtctacttcttttttttgttgtttttcttttatgaTTCTACATTAATTTTAGAGAACCACGATTTatagattttaaaatatgtaatttattcaaagttttaaattttttaggaGGACTTGTGACCTTATTATCGAAATATCTTAATTTTTTAggctgaatttttttttatataaatttcttttatttttataattgttttttttttattaatctaaattattttttaagaacCAAACttgtaaatttttaaaatgattagTTCCaatacttaaaataaaactgtTAAGTCTtagatattttatattcacttAATTTTATTGAACCAAGATTTTGgattttttgtaaaatataagcaatcttttttgttcgaaatatctttaattcgtaTAGCGAATTTCTGAAGACTATTTCTTTTATTCAGGTTCCATTATTTGGGCCTGAAAAGTTGTCGATGCGATGGCTAGCAGCCAGTGTGCTCCAGTTTTGAGCTGATGTCATCCAGAATCGCATTACGTACCCCGCTCCTTTGAACTGATGCCGCAATCAGGCTGCTGATTCTTTGCCAGCGAAACTTGTTCATGTCCTTTTTTCTCATTGCTTTTCTTCTgtatttttttgggttttttttttagagggggggggggggggttgtTGGTCAAAGGAGAAACTTGTGCTGCCGTATTTCTGTTACTTGTTACTGGTGCCTTGGCCAGTTTGCTTTTGGCCGGCAGCAAAGTTTACACGCGGCCATTTAGCATCATCGCTGGGGGGCTCAAGAGGGGCTAAGGGGAGTGCTGTGGAGTTTAGCAAAATGCATGCCACGTCAGATGGCCCCGACTCAAAGGGGACGTGCTTCACAGCTTAAACAGCCTgcccggccacgcccccttctTTGTGGTGGGCGTTTGGGTGGACGTGCCCTTCGgccagtgggcgtggcagcggCATAATCATATATGTAGCTGAGAACTGCGAGCAGAAGCGGCTTCATTATCGacagctgcagcagctgcaGTGTCTAATTAGTGCGTCTAACCCGTCGTATGCGCAATGAATAAGTGCCGGTTACCTAGCTGCTAAGCCCATCCCCCAGCCAACCAGCGAACCACCCATAACACCACTCAAAAGGGCCTTCTGCGGTTGCAACTGGTCGGCAAAAAAGTCTCAAGAGTGGGGTATTAATATCACATGCACACAAAAATATGTTATGGCTTAAAACTTGCCATTACGGATAGTTGCGAACTGTTAAGAGAGGTTAACAACTATTAAAAACTAGTAACGTAGCTGTATAAAAAGGCTAATAACTATTTAAATAGTGACGTGTATTTTATTGTTGCTCTTGTTACTATTTTATAGTAAAAATACCATAAAATGGTGGTAAAACTTctgttttattgttgtttttgttacTACTTTATAGTCATACCATATTTTGGCTAAAATTGACCAATACGTATGGTAACGTAACTGTAAAAAAGGCTAGTAACTATATCATTTTGCTATTTTATAGTAAAGCTACCATAAAATGGTGGTAAAACGTCTGTTTAATTGTTGATTTTGTTACTATTTAATAGTACAACTTGTCTTACCATTTTATGGGTAAAATTGACCAATACATATAGTCACGTAACTGTAAAAAAGGCTAATAACTATTTAAAGCAGTGACATGTATTTTATTGTTCCTCTCGTTACTATTTTATAGTAAAACTATTATAAAATGGTAAGTTATGTGTTTGTTGTTGTGATGGTACCTATTTAGTTGGTCAAATTAACAATGCGATGGGTTGGATACATTTAACTGTTATATTGGTCAATTTCATCAACGATTTTGTTTAGCGTGTAGGACCTGAAAACAGTTGCAGATAGAGATTTTGGTCCCGCACGTGCCCCATGCGGAATCACATGGATCGAAGCCGAGCGAGTCGAACTATTTTGGCCAGCCAGTCACGCGCCAAGGACCGACACTTATTACATAATATCCAAGAGCATCGACTGGCAAATTGTCCTAAGCTTCAGATGAAAACGAAACCTTGCCCGgaattttgatatttattttcagcAGTACTTGAAATGTTTAATTAAACTTAAGGGTTTTTCTTCATTTTCtatctttatattttaataaaagggATTTTATTATTAAGAGAACAAGATTTGGTGCTCTTAAAATAccaaacaattattatattcATATTAAGACTTTTGGTTGTCTTAGACTCTGACACACACATTAATGTCAAATTACTTTTGCCATTAAATCACAAAGCAATCGAGCAACTTTGCAGCTTAAGTTACGCTGGTATTTTGGGATTGCGGCTCCTCATTAGTGATTATTAATTAGGGACTTATTCGCCGTAGCCCACAACTGGGAACCCGGTTCTCGGCACCTGGCATCTGAAGTGGTCCTCGGAGCTCAAAAGTTGTCATGGCAACAATCCACATGCTCACCCACCTAATTCCATCCTGAGGACCGCACAAGTACGCATAACAACAATTGAATTTTCAGTTAACATCACTAATTAGTCCCAAGACACTTAAGGCGCAGGCAATATGTGGATTAATACTTACACTTCTGGAAAAGTCATTTTCTGTTTAAGAAATGTAAATGATATTCATTAAATATTCCATAGCCATAGGTTTAATTGTATATGGGCGACTAAATCACATCACAAATGCCTAGTTTAAAGGCAATTAACTAGTATTTAAGTTTTATTAAGGTAACATAAATATTGATAAGCAATTCAAGTATTATACAACGTTTGAATTGGAGATAACCTATAttgtataatttattaaatgctTTGGAAATAACGATTGTAAATGGCATTACAAATACCtaatttaaaatgaatacataaatatgtgtacattgtaaatatttcataaatattaataGACCTCTGATAAACAATTGATGTTTAACAAAacgtttaaatttaaaaaaatcgtttgTTCACAAAAAGTATAGGAAATGATTAAATAGTAATGAATGGTTTAaacattaaacaaataaaaattaatgcaTTATACAAAGATCTATTTGAAGAAATCGTTTGTTCACTTCAGAATACTTTATTAAATTCTGTGGGCAGTCAAAATAAGTTAGCTTAAGACTAATGAATAACAACTAATATGTAAGTATTAATATCAAAACACAAGAGTAACTACATTTTACCTTCCAATCGATTGACACATTGTGGGGGCTTTGATACATAGTAGCGATAAGGAATTGATAACCGCTTTAGGGGATTGGGTGTGTTATGACTCTATAGTGATACCATGATAAGATGATAAGGTTCCCCGGCAACagggtttctttttttttagagTTGCAGCACGAAGGTCTGGACACTTTCATGCGGCGGCGGCGGGCGGATGACCTGTTGGCCACTGGCGTCCAGGTGGTCCTCGTACCGCAGGGTGTTGACCAGCTGATAGCCCAGCCGCTGGACGAGGCGGGCGGAGAAGACGCTGGTGCAGTCAACGGAGACGAGGCGGTGGCCCAGATCCCTGGCCCGCTGGGCGACGGCGTTCATGAGGAGGGCGCCCAGGCTGCGACCTCGTTGCTCTGAATCCACGCCCAGGGCATGGACATGCAGGCTGCTCGGCACATTGAACCGCCGGCAGACATCCGTGGCGGACTCCACGGCGCTCAGCAGGTGAAGGATGCGGCCCCACTTGCCGCCGGCATGCTTCCTCGCCTCCTCGACCAAGTGCTCCGGCTCGTGGGCATCCTTGGGTCCCGCCACCACGGCACCCACAATCCGGCCATCCCGGAGGGCCATGAAGCAGGTGCCGAAGGGCACGTTGGACAGCAGGAACTCCTTGTCCGCCGGCTCTGGTTCCGGGGGACTTGTGCCCGCCGTGAGGGGCTCCTCGGGGTAATAGTGGGCCAGCAGGAAGGTCATCATGTCGCCCGCTTCCCCAGGGGACACCTGGCGCACCTCAATATCACACGGTTCCGGGTGTTCCATTCTCACTTATATGTAGGTACTTATTGTTTACGGATCTTTACGATCACCATTCCAAACACGTGGAGACTCGACACCAAACTGATAGTCAGCTGGGCAAGATCGTGAGCTTTTGCAATCAGATGGTTTGCTTGTGGATGGAATTTTGGATGTGGATCCCAAGCTCTGGCGAGTGGATCGCTTGATCGTTGAGATAGGTCGGGATTATGTGGATGGTAAAGCACACAATGGATGCCCTCTATccatttctttatattttttgttaaattataaaaaatatttataaatattattttttatttagaaaaaatgttcactacattttaaaaaataaataaaataagtactgaaaataatcattatttgtaagttgtatttttaaaagacttctAGGAGTATAGGTCTAAGTATTAGCCCCattgaaatgaaaagaaaaCCCAATTTACACCAGATGTGTATAAAAATCAGCCAAATTTGTGtaggaaaaaaaacaaaatcaattttCATAACctaaatttatttactttaatgTTCAAGTAAAACAAAGCATAAAGTGTAAGcctatataatattttatattaaataatatttaatatttttaaattaatagtaGTTGTATTTAGATATAAAACAAAGGATTCTAAAGACATTTCCTTAAAATTTGGTGTATCATAAACACATTTCAATAGATAGAtactttaaaaaacaaaaactaaaagCTGTGTTAGAAAGGATAAACAGTGTTAATAATTGTAATCATATATTTAACAGTGTGTTTAATTATTAAtaagttaaatattatttcGATTGTTCCAAATCAGTGGGGAATTAAGAATTTGGTTGAgtagaaatcaaaaaaatttgaaataaaatacatattacatatacTTTTAAGCCCGAGTGGGGGGATCTTTCCCCTATACCACCCTCCATAAAAAGTTAAAAGTGAGAACAAGAATAAGCTAAGAAAAGTGTAGggttgtatatattttttttgagtgtatcCGCGATTAGTTTCGTCATTTTGAGTCGCAGTATTTCCTTGTGCCCACGCATAATGGTCAGCATTGTGCTATGCTTAACGGGTCCATTGTGTTGATGATGTCCGTAGAAGGCGATGTTTTGCATTGATTAACCATTCAGCCCGGAAAGCCGAACAGAACAGCTGTGACCCGCGGGGAGGACTACCTCGTCCTTAGGACTACCCCACTCCAATCCCGTCGAGCGGTTCGCATTTCCATTCGGACTACGTGTGGCATTAAGTGGCGTCCAGTGGCGCTAATGGAGAGCATCGTAGCCATTAGGAAAGGTATTAGGGCGGCTTAAGAACCTTGGATCCGAATACAACACAACATCTACGGTGGCGGTGGCACCGCAACAGCCGcagcaggaggagcagcaaGGACACAGGACTCCGGGCTAAGCAAATAAATGTGTAGTGTCCGTGGATgaggaagaggaggaggaggaggtgcgGCCACCACGAATGCCGGATGCCCTGCCCCGATTTGCATGGCCATCGATGAGGGGCTCGGCCATATGGACATGGATATCCCCTCCCCCGAAAGGGTACTGAGCTGGTGGGGTGTGGCCGGACAAGTGTAATCCGTAAACTAAGGAAACTACACAAACGACATCGACAGGGACATCACAGGGAGCTTCTCTAGGACGAGGATGTGGACGAGGATGTGGAAGTAGGACGGAAATGGGTTTGGCCAGGGATTATGCCTCGGAAACTTATGGAAGTGAAATCGAGCGCGCGAAGTTCAAGTGGCAGCCATTGTCCACCTCGGAAAACACACACAATTCTAATTGGAGTGcaggtgggcggtgggcggtggaaGGATGTGGGTGGTGGGTATTGGCCAGTGGATGTTGGGTGGCCTGGCGTGGGTGGCAAGGTCAAACAAGAAGAGAGAACTAACCGAAAATGTCCAAGCAAATCaactaaaaataaagaaatgctgCACAATGAAAGCATTAAGCTGGAGAGTCCTTGTCCTGCCCCCAATCGTCATTTTTAGATGGTGACACAGGCTGAGGGGGTCTACACGGTGAGAAAAATGGTATGTGTTTATCTAAGGTGTGCAATGTATTTGGCTTACCCTATGTTATTAgcttgaaaaaatataaattacaaAGGGAAGGCTGTGTTGATATGTATAGGTATTTCTTTGGTCTTctgtgtattttttattaatttttgtaaatatcAATTTGGTGGGTTACATttgtattaattttcttaattttcaGAAAATGTAAGttcaaactttaaaaatttcttAAATAATCATTTTATCTAAAACTTGTGGATAGTTATTTTAGTTTAACTAAAACCAAGTTAAAATTGCAAACTGGTGGTTTGGTCCCAATCCTATTTGATTTTTggccaattaaaaaaaaaatttcaaaaaaatttaGGTCCCACATAATAATTGTATGGTATCAGACTAAAAGTGACGAGAAAAGTTAGCTAGATTTTAACTTAGGATccaatataaaaatatttcgttTGATTTCAGAAAGTTGTTTAAAATAATGCGAATTTTATTAGAATACCCGATTTTTGCAGGTGTACAAGTTGGTTTTGGGTCTGGTGCGAGTTTTAGGCAAGTGTCCTTGAGCATTTTGTGCCAAATGCACGGGCGATAGAGGCAGGGGCAGCGGAAGGGGGCGGGGGTGCAAGTACGGAAGCAAAGGAAGAAAAAAGAGAGAGGAGAAAGGAGAGTGGAGAAAGTGGGCTGGGTGGGTTCGTACTAGAAGCAAAGCTTAGCACACACTTCATGCTCGAAGCGAGCCACAGTCACGTACACTTTATAAACTTCATTCGCTTCGCCCCATCTCGGATCTCGGACTCGCTCGGCAGGGAGCCGAATTCGCCGCAGAGCTTTCGCCACCGCCTTCGCCGTGGCAGGACATTGAAAAGGACCTGTTTCGCCGTCGAGGCGCCAGAACAATTCGTGCCGCGCGCGCGTTCGGTTCGTTGTGATTTTGGGGCTCCTAGAAGGGGTCCTTTTTCCCCCGGTCtatctctctccctctctctccctctctctttctttcATATCCTGCCagcaagtgtgtgtgtgtgtgcgtctgtgtgtgcgtgtgagaGTCCTTGTGGTAGTGAAAGTAAACAAGTCGCCGCGGCGCCGGCAAAATGTGTTTTTTATTCCTTGTTATTGTTGCGTGGACAgaccaaaaatattaaaagtgggGGCCACAAGAAGAGAGGGGTTGGGAGATCGAGGGGGAGAGAGAGGGGTTTAAAGGACCTCaaccaaataaataacaaaaatccTTTCGCCAACTTCGTGCCGATGCGTTAATGAACTACCGACAACTTATTGCTCCCTTTTTTTTATAGTGAGCGCCAAAAATTGAgaacactcaaaaaaaaacagtaaTCAAGACATAAAAAAGGTGGTTATCCTTCTCAACGGAAATCCAAAGAGATTGAAAATGATGCGACCCCGCTGCCTGGTGTCCTTTTTGGGACTCTGCCTGGTTATAAGCCTAGGAATGCGCTGCGATGCTAGAGCCGTAAGTACAGGATACTCCCCATAAAAGTCCCGAATTCAAAGAATCACATATCAACAATAGAATTTCCCAAAAATATTGTATATCTTTAAAACATAGCTAATATCTTTTTGAATTCATCTGCCTCTTTGCAAAAGTAATTAACTTATCAGTCTTACATTTGTAATTAAAACATACATAAATCATAACTTCAattcaaaacttaaatttgcaTTTCAAATTATAATACACCAGGGGAAATGGTATAGATTGCTCTGTTTATTACATTTAATCTCTACTTGCCGTGTTTAGTTTCCCTTAAATTCATGGTATTCATCTTGAATTAAATTGCTCATCCTCGAGGCCAGGGCATTTAAATCTTAAACCGAAAACCAGCCAACTAAAATGCCTGCAGCCATAGACTTGGTAACACAGCAACTTAATGTATATTAAATTATGCCACAAACTACTGTAAGTGATACCTGACTACCCCCCAAACCCCCCAAAATTATTTCAGAAATGCTAGTAAATTGCGAGAATATTGCAAGGCAATCGATGGTTATAAATGTCAAAAGCAATTTCCAATGTCTGCCTCGGAACTTCCCATCCGGAGATCTCGAACTGCTTAATTCATGAGACGAAGCCCCCGCAATTCACCACTCCAATTGGGGTCAGCTCAGATACTTCCAGACTAAATTGCGGTTAGATGGAAATCGAAAATCATTTGAACAAAACGAAACTCACAAAGTTTTTGGGGAGTGTGGCTGAAATAATTTAGGACCTGCTTTTTGGGAGTTGAGGAAAATAAGGAGGCTGTCTGACCATCGCTTGGCCCAAATTTATATGCGCAAAATTCGCTATTCCGCTCCTCGAGAGTAAATCAAAAATGTGAAACTCTTTGGTTAGCCAGCAAAAACTTTTCTTTTAATGCTgcatgttgctgttgtcgttgtcgttgatgttgctgctgttgctgttgctgttgctgctacacttgatgttgctgttgtcgcCGTCTCCACAGCAGTTGATTTTGGCAGCATTCTTGTTTTGGTCTCAGCACAACTCAGTTTATCCTTTCGACCTCATCTTAGCTTGCCAACTGCACACGGAAATAAAAACTGAGAAAATATACCACATACGATTTTTAAACAAGAtagaatttaaattttatatgcTTTAAAATGAGTATTACCCTTAagctttataaaaaattttttctttacACAAGATTTAAAAACGAGCTTaagatttatttaacaaaGAATATTTACACTTCCCTGATTTTGTTAATCAAGGAAAACACCTCTTAAAGAGGGAAAAAACTAGTGACGAACGCATTATTAACATCCCAAATAATTTTGGCAAAATCACAAATCAAATACCAAATTTGGTTTATAATTTTGGTACAAATTTTGCTTCCTTTTctaatattttcttatatGCTTTGATTTTATAGATCTCCAAAAATTTACGTGGCTCCCAATACTTCTATGAAGGGTAGCTCTTCGCGTGGTATATGTAGGTTTATTTAGCATAACTGAGTTGCATAGGCACacattgaaaaatatttttggccTAGACTAACTGAAATATCAGGTAACACTACCAAAAGAATAGGCTTATACACACCATCCATATATCAGTATTTACTGAATTGAGAGCTGTTCACACATCttcgatttttaaataaaatacagtAATTTTTCTTGAAAAATACCCATTTTTTTTAGTGCAC includes these proteins:
- the LOC119556721 gene encoding uncharacterized protein LOC119556721, translated to MEHPEPCDIEVRQVSPGEAGDMMTFLLAHYYPEEPLTAGTSPPEPEPADKEFLLSNVPFGTCFMALRDGRIVGAVVAGPKDAHEPEHLVEEARKHAGGKWGRILHLLSAVESATDVCRRFNVPSSLHVHALGVDSEQRGRSLGALLMNAVAQRARDLGHRLVSVDCTSVFSARLVQRLGYQLVNTLRYEDHLDASGQQVIRPPPPHESVQTFVLQL